The following DNA comes from Lathamus discolor isolate bLatDis1 chromosome 5, bLatDis1.hap1, whole genome shotgun sequence.
ACATATGTAAACCACTTCCAAAGACTTTATTCTCAGATGTACATGCTGACTAGACCACTGTTACAATCTAAGAGAGATGGAGTTTCAGTTAGATATCCTTACTGATATTTAAGGCCCAGCACCTAAAgacttaaaaacctgaacaaaacaaacctgaatTTTCACTAAATTCCATAGCTttagacagaagaaaaatattaatccaCAAACCAACCCAAGATACCTGCATGCCTGCTTTGgagctgaatattttttttgaTCCATCATCACACCGATAGTGTGATCACAGTGCATCTAGCCACTATGCTTTTATTCAACAGTAATTTTACCCAATACCCCAGCTGGAATCAAGTGTTCAGTTACCTTAGTGATCTTtagcacacagcacagcagagtccaGTCCAATCAAATTAACTATGCTCTTCTAAAAGGCAGCTTTGTTCTTTTATCAGAGCTGTGGATTAAGAGTCCTATAGCAGAGCTGGGTATTCACCTCTGCAATTaagtacttggaaaaaaatTCATTCCCTGCTTACAACTTAAGTACTCTTCCAAGAAGTGAAATGCTGATTCACCAGCACAGATCTCAGTACCAAGGTGAGTTAAAGCAGCTTTGGCTGCATTTGAAGATGCAATCTATGGATAAGAAAAATCATCTGTCTCTTTCAAAATCAAGAAAACCCATAAAAAAGTCTCAACAAAGGAGTTACAGAATTTAACCACCCTGCTAAAGTAGTGCTGGAGTAGTTATTTCACCTACACATCCACCACTGACAACAGAAACAACATTCAAGCTTATACTCCAAAGGCACAAGCTTACAAGGTCACTACCAAGTGCAGTAACAAAGCTGCAAGACAAACACCACAGCTGCTGTCAAACTGCAAATTTAGCATctgattaaaaacattttccactGATAAAAGCAACTTTTGACTGAAGATGAGTTTTAGGTGTAACCCTGGAAGCCTGTGTTCCCATACTCCAATTGGGACACACATAGACAATGACAATTAAGCTCCTGCTTAAAAGCCAGCAAAGACTTGGAGGAACTAATTTGAAAATTCCCATCTACTCTCATGTGGAAGGTCCAAAGTCTCAGCTTTGAAGCCTAACACTTACTTAGGGTTCAAAGGCTCTCACTAGAGGAAACTGAGCTGCTCCAAACTAGAAAGCTATTAAACACATCACAGTACAACAAATAGCAGCAGTACCTCAGACCCTCTCTTTTCCCCATCAGAGAATGACAGTGATAGAAGAGACTGAAGGATAAGCATGCCTAAGAACACCATCCTTCAGATTTCAAAGACAGAACCAACAAATCTGAAGTTATTTGCAACTTCTTAGCTAGTTTCTGAAGAAATCAGAAGGCTGGTTGTGATTAAAGAATACTCCATTAAGTGCACAACTGAAGACATGTATTTCCTCCCCTACACTTTCATGGAAGAGACTGTGGTTAGGTTAGGAGACCACCAAAACTATAAATAATTACCCCCTTCATCACAACTTGAAAACAGTTCTTTgttcttgtttggggtttttatctCCCCACTTCCATTCTTCTATCAGTGTTCCACCCAATTTTCAAGTAGGGCTTATTTTGAGCAAAAGTAATAACCTTGGAAGTAAACTTACCAGTGGAAGGCTCTTGCCAGGAATATTAGGGAAGTCATGATGTTCATTGTGATAGCCAACATTAAAAGTGAGCAAATTAAGTGGCCCATAGTAGGAATAAGTCTCATGTCCTTTCAAAAACATGTAATGTTCAGCTATGAAGTGTCCTGAAATTGGGTGCAACCCAAGTCCAAGTACTGAACCAGCAAGCATGTAAAATGTGGATTTAACTCCCCATAAATAATATATCACGACATCAAAGGAAAGTTGAGCCAACAAATTGATTATTTCAAGTCGAGTAATAGGTTTGGGATTGATGCAGAGAGGTCTAATCGCATAGAAAAATGGCTGAAGAACAATCCATATGAACTTCCTAAAACGCGTGCAGAAAAACCAGCCTTCAAAGTTGGTAGGAATGTCCACATCAATTCCATCGCCTCCTAAATAACGATGATGATCCATGTGGTATCTCTTGAAGGATATGGAGTATGGGAGACCAAGAGGGAGGTTGGCAAATATCCCAAACCATCGATTCCACATTGCTTTGCTGTTGCCAAAGGCACTGTTGTGGGAGATCTCATGAATTGCCAGGGTCATGGAGTGGCTAATACAGCTTCCAAAAACATATGCCCAGAAGATGACCCATTTCCAGTCCAAGTCTTTAACTAGGTAAAATGCAGTCAACTGAGCAAGAACCATCAGCACAACCACCCAGATCAAGTTGTAGTCTGGCTTCATCAACGCCTTAATCTCTGGATGCTTTGCTAGATGGGAAAGAATTCAGTGAAAAAGAGCAGTTATTTAGAAGCTCTCCTCGAAACCAACTACCCCGATTAGATTACTAAAGCAGATATAGccattccttcccttccccccagtTAGGGCTGTCTGCAAACACGATGAAAGCCCACCAGCTTTCCACTTGTGACATTTATTGCAATGATGAATCCTTTCAAATTAAATCATTTTAGCGTTTTTCTGTTGCTCAGAAACTAGACACGTACATGACAAGCATCAGTACCACCTCAGGCTACCCAGAAAGGAATAGCTTTGAACTGACAACCCACCAGCAATTCAGAAGGGCTGATTTTGGCCATTTCGCTTGAAAACGCGGTTATTCACCACCACTCCCGGGTGCCGCGGCGGCCCCTAC
Coding sequences within:
- the DEGS1 gene encoding sphingolipid delta(4)-desaturase DES1; the encoded protein is MGNTVAREDFEWVYTDQPHADRRKEILAKHPEIKALMKPDYNLIWVVVLMVLAQLTAFYLVKDLDWKWVIFWAYVFGSCISHSMTLAIHEISHNSAFGNSKAMWNRWFGIFANLPLGLPYSISFKRYHMDHHRYLGGDGIDVDIPTNFEGWFFCTRFRKFIWIVLQPFFYAIRPLCINPKPITRLEIINLLAQLSFDVVIYYLWGVKSTFYMLAGSVLGLGLHPISGHFIAEHYMFLKGHETYSYYGPLNLLTFNVGYHNEHHDFPNIPGKSLPLVKKIAAEYYDNLPQYNSWVKVLYDFVMDDTISPYSRMKRHLKGEVKQD